From the genome of Deinobacterium chartae:
GTCATCCCCGCGAGCCACCTGTGGGCGTTTGCGTCGAAAGAATTTCTCTAGTGCCACGGCTGGCTCTCCTCGTTCCCGCGACTGTGCGCGGTTTTTCGCGCTTCCTGGGGCTGCGGCGCGAAGTGCCCCTGTGGGGGCGCTGCAAGCACCCCGCATTCTAGCTCACGTTAGATGAGGCCGCTGTACCGCGTGCAAAAACCCGCCCCGAACCGGGGCGGGCGCACAGGCCCCACCTCAGAGCGGCTGGGTCTTGTTCGGATTCGGGGCTGCCGAGGTTCCACCCAGGCGGCGCAGCACCGCATCTTCAAGCTGACCGATGTCCGCCGCCAGCTCGTCGCGCACCCGGTCCACCCGGGCATTGAAGGCCTCGATCAGCTCCTGGTCGTGTGCGGTCTGGCTGCTTCCGGCTGCGGCGCCGCGCGCCTGGACCTCGGCGATGACCCGGTCGAAGTGCTCGCGCAGCTGGTGAAAGCGGCTGGCTTCCTGTGCGTCCAGCGACTGGCGCACCGCATCGAGCTCCTTGAGGTAGCGGGCCTCGTGAGCACGGGCCCGCAGCTCGTTGTACGACACCAGCATCGAGAACACCACGGCCAGCAACCCGGCGGTGACCAGCAGGATCAGGCCCAGCGGAGCCTGAAACGCCGGAACGACCAGCAGGTTGACCGTGTGTGGGAAGGACAGCGCGTTCCAGTTGAAGATGCCGAACACCACCAGCAGCGCCAGCACCAGCAGCAGCAACACGTTGTGAAACCTCATCTCACACCTCCTCGAGCCGAATTGCGAAAAAACGCGTGAACGCGCCGTCTTCGAGTGCTCGTTCTATCAGCTTGACCCGATCATACACAGGATCCGCCAAGATGCAGGCATCATAGCCCGGCCGCTTAAAAAACCCGGTCCAGAACCAACGGCGGCGCCTTTACCGCTTCTTCACCGACCTTAAGGGCCCGTGCAAGCATCATCTCGGCCGTCTCCAGCCCGCGTCCTTCGCGGTGGTAGACGCGGGCCAGCACGTCGCCCGTTTGCACGCGCTCCCCGACTTTCTTCAGCACCTCCACGCCCACACCGTGGTCGATGGGCTCGCCCTTGCGCTCGCGCCCGCCGCCCAGGGCCAGCACCGCGCGGCCCACCTCGAGGGCATCGAGCTCCACCAGGTAACCCCCGTGCGACGCCCGCACCTCGAGACGGCCCTCGGCCACGTTGAACTTCGAGACGTCGTCCACGTAGCCGGGGTCGCCGCCCTGCGCCGCCACGAAATCGCGGAACTTGGCGAGCGCCGCTCCCGAGCGGATGACCTCGAGAGGCCGCGCGCGCGCCTCGTCTTCGGAAAAGCCGTAGGCCAGCAGCGCCTCGCGGGCGAGTTCCAGGCACAGCTCCAGCAGATCCTGCGGGCCCTCGCCGCGCAGGGTCGCCAGCGCCTCGATCACCTCGAGGCTGTTGCCGGCCATGTGGCCCAGCGGGGTGTCCATGTCGGTCAGCAGGGCGCGCACGTTACGGCCCGAGTGCTGTCCGATCTCGACCATCGCACGCGCCAGGCGGCGGCCCGACTCGAGGTCTTTCATAAAGGCCCCGGCCCCCACCTTGACGTCCAGCACGATGGTGTGAGCGCCCGAGGCCAGCTTCTTGGACATGATCGAGGAGGCGATCAGGGGAATCGAGTCCACCGTGGCGGTCACGTCGCGCAGCGCGTACAGCAGACCGTCGGCCGGGGCAAGGTTCTTGCTCTGCCCCACCAGCGCCAGCCCGATCTCGCGCGCCTGACGCAAGAAAGCCGTGTCGTCCAGCTCCGGGCTCCAGCCCGGGATGCTCTCGAGCTTGTCGATGGTGCCGCCCGTGTGCGCCAGCCCCCGGCCGCTCATCTTGGCAACGGTGAGGCCCAGCGCGGCCAGCATAGGGGTCAGGACCAGGCTGGTCTTGTCGCCCACTCCGCCGGTCGAGTGCTTGTCCACGGTGCGCTCGAGGCTGGACAGATCGAGCAGGTCACCGCTCTCGGCCATCGCCTGGGTCAAGGCGGCGGTTTCCCGGGCGGTCATGCCGCGCAGGTACACCGCCATCAGCCACGCCGCGATCTGGTAGTCGGGAATCTCGCCCGCCGTGTAGCCCGAAACCAGGAAGCGGATCTCCCCGGCGCTGTGTTCCAGACCGTCGCGCTTCTTCTCGATCAGGTCCGGGACGCGCATCACTCGTACCCCAGTTCGCGCAGGGCCTCGGGGTCACGGCGCCACTCGGGCATCACGACCACGTTCAGCTCGAGGTACACGCGCTGGTTGAGGAACACCTCGAGCTGTTTGCGGGCCGCCTGACCGATCTCCTTGAGCTTGGCGCCGCCCTTACCGATCACGATGGCCTTGTGGCCGCCCTTTTCCACCACCACGTCCACGTGAATGCGCTGCAGGCCGTCCTCGCGCTCGGTCCACTCGGTGGTGCGGGTTGCCACCGCGTAGGGCAGCTCCTGGTTGAGGCGCTTCATGGCCTCCTCGCGCACGATCTCGGCTGCCCAGTTCTCGCGCGGCTGGTCGCTGGCCGAACCGGTCGGGAAGAAGAACGGGTTCTCGGGCAGGGCCGCCAAGATCGCCGCGCGCAGCTGTTCGACCTTGCGGGCGTCGTTCTGGGCGCTCAGGGCGCGCACGTCCACGTCCTCGCGCCCCTCGAGCAGGCTCTGGTACAGCCGCAGCGCCTCGTCCGGGTACTTGGCGGCGTCCACCTTGTTGCCCACCACAAACAGCGGCTTGGGCAGGTCGCGGATCTGGCGCGCGACCAGACGGTCCTCGTCGCCGGGCGGCAGGCGCAGGTCCACCACCCACACGATCACGTCCACGTCGGCCAGGGCGTTCTCGACCTCCTGGTTCATGTAGCGGCCCAGGGCGTCTTCGGGCTTGTGCAGGCCCGGGGTATCCACGAACACCGCCTGGGCGTTCTCGAAAGCGTAAATGCCGCGCACCCCGCGGCGGGTCGTCTGGGGCCGATGGGTGATCGGAGCGATCTTGACACCCAGCATGTTGTTCAGCAGCGTTGACTTGCCCACGTTGGGCTTGCCGACGATGGCCACGAATCCGGAATGGGTCTTCTCGCCTTCCATTATTTCATTGTGGCACAGCGAACCCGCCCGGTTCGTGCTCCGCAGGATAAGCGCACCCGGGAACCAAAGGCGGCCCGACCCGGTAAAATGGCGTTCATGAGCATTAAACCGGACTGGTGGATTCGTCAAAAGGCCCTCGAGGAGGGCATGATCGAGCCGTTCACGGACCGCCAGGTCCGGCGGACCGAGGCGGGAGGCATCATCTCCTTCGGTCTGTCGAGCTTTGGTTACGACCTGCGCGCCGCTCCCGAGTGGCGGATTTTCGTGAACGCCTTCAATACGGTGGTGGACCCCAAGCACTTCGATACCCGCAGCCTGGTGGAGGTCGAGGGTGACGAGTGCATCATCCCGCCGAACTCGTTCGCATTGACCCGCTCGACCGAGTACCTGCGCATCCCGGACAACGTGATGGTGGTGGCCCTGGGCAAGAGTTCGTACGCCCGCTGCGGCATCGTGGCGAACGTCACTCCCCTCGAGCCGGGCTGGGAGGGGCATGTGACCCTGGAGCTGTCGAACACCACGCCGCTGCCGGCCAAGGTGTACGCCAACGAGGGCATCGTGCAACTGCTGTTCTTCGAGGGTGACCGCCCCGAGGTGACCTACCGCGACCGCGCGGGCAAGTACCAGGGGCAGACCGGCGTCACGCTGCCGCGCCTGTAACGTCGCGTTTCACGGCAAAGAGCGGGGCCCGCAGAGGCCCCGCTCTTCTTTGGGGGAGCGGACGGTCCGCCCCCGAAGGGTGATTTCAGTCGCGCATCAGGCGCAGTTCGCCGAACTGGAAGTTGCGTTCACGCAGGGCACGGTAACCGAAGAAAGCCGCGACAGCAAGCAGGATAAAGAACATGAACCGCTTCATACGCGCGGAGTATAGCACCACCGACAGCCAAGGAGCGCTCCATCAAGTCACCGTGAAGGGCACACGTCAAGCGACGCTGACCCAGGCTTGGCCCGCTGCCCTTCTTATACTGCGGTAACTGCACCCTGCACCGCGGCAGGAACACCGCAGAGCTGCCTCGAGGAGGAACGTGATGAACCGGGTGCACACCGGCTTCTGGCCGGTGCAAACCGCCTGGCGTGCACGGGTAGGAGCGGTGTTTCAGGATTTCGGTCACTACGCGCTGAGCGTGCGCGAGAACGTCGCCCTGGGCGACTTGAGTGCACTGGCGGACCCGGCACGCCTGGAGGGCGCGCTGCGGGCGGCGGACTTCAACACCTCCGCGCTGCCGCAGGGCCCCGATACCCTGCTGGGCAAGGCTTTTGGGGGAACCGAGCTGTCGGGCGGGCAGTGGCAGAAGCTGGCCATCGCCCGCGCGTTTTTGCGGCGAGCGGACCTGCTCGTACTGGATGAACCGACCGCGGCACTCGATCCGCGCAGCGAACACGCGCTGTACCGGCACTTTGCGCGGCTCGCCACAGGCCGGACGACCCTGCTGATCACCCACCGCCTGGCCAGCGTACAGATGGCCGACCGCATTCTGGTGCTGCGCGGGGGCTGCCTGGCGGAGCAGGGCAGCCATACGGAACTGTTGCAACTCGGCGGTGAGTACGCGCAGCTTTACCGCCTGCAGGCAGAGCAGTATGCGCAGGGCGACCCGGAGTGATCCGGACTCTCTTACTCTTCCTCGGGCAGGTCGCTGACGCTGTGAATGCGGTCCAGCAGGGCGTACCGGTCCATCACGACCCGCTCTCCCTCGCTGAGCCCCTCGAGGTAAGCGCCCTGATGGTCGTGCAGGCGGTCGGCGGCGGCCAGCGCTGCGGCCACCGATTCAAAGTTGTCGCTGCGGCGTTGCTGTTCGAGCCAGTAGTGCAAGGTGGTAGCCATGCCTCAGTCTAGACCCGGTCCAGCACGGCGAACGATGGTGGTTCACCCAAGTGGTACACCACCCGCTGGTGTTTGAAACACCAGCACCACAAGCTTGCAGCTCAAGCAGCCCGAGACCCCCGCCTCCCGGCCGCCACGCCACTCCCACCGCCTAAAACGCCCCCTCGAGGTGCAGCAGCGTGCCCCGGTCCGCATCGCCGTCGATGGCGATCACGTCGAAACGGCAGGGCAGGTCGTCGCGGCCCAGGTAAGCGAGAGCCGCACGGCGCAGCAGGGCAACCTTGCGCGGCGTGACCGTCTCGAGGGCCGAGCCGTAGCGCCGCCCGCCGCGCTGCCGGACCTCGGTAAACACCGTTTCGCCGCCGGGCGCGCGGGTGATCAGGTCGATCTCGCCGCCCGGAATGCGGTAGTTGCGGGCCAGCAGGGTGTGTCCCAGGCCGAGCAGGTGCGCCAGCGCCCGCTGCTCGGCCCGTTCGCCCCTCATGCTTCTTGCGCCTGCA
Proteins encoded in this window:
- a CDS encoding LapA family protein; translation: MRFHNVLLLLVLALLVVFGIFNWNALSFPHTVNLLVVPAFQAPLGLILLVTAGLLAVVFSMLVSYNELRARAHEARYLKELDAVRQSLDAQEASRFHQLREHFDRVIAEVQARGAAAGSSQTAHDQELIEAFNARVDRVRDELAADIGQLEDAVLRRLGGTSAAPNPNKTQPL
- a CDS encoding thymidine phosphorylase, with translation MRVPDLIEKKRDGLEHSAGEIRFLVSGYTAGEIPDYQIAAWLMAVYLRGMTARETAALTQAMAESGDLLDLSSLERTVDKHSTGGVGDKTSLVLTPMLAALGLTVAKMSGRGLAHTGGTIDKLESIPGWSPELDDTAFLRQAREIGLALVGQSKNLAPADGLLYALRDVTATVDSIPLIASSIMSKKLASGAHTIVLDVKVGAGAFMKDLESGRRLARAMVEIGQHSGRNVRALLTDMDTPLGHMAGNSLEVIEALATLRGEGPQDLLELCLELAREALLAYGFSEDEARARPLEVIRSGAALAKFRDFVAAQGGDPGYVDDVSKFNVAEGRLEVRASHGGYLVELDALEVGRAVLALGGGRERKGEPIDHGVGVEVLKKVGERVQTGDVLARVYHREGRGLETAEMMLARALKVGEEAVKAPPLVLDRVF
- the era gene encoding GTPase Era; the protein is MEGEKTHSGFVAIVGKPNVGKSTLLNNMLGVKIAPITHRPQTTRRGVRGIYAFENAQAVFVDTPGLHKPEDALGRYMNQEVENALADVDVIVWVVDLRLPPGDEDRLVARQIRDLPKPLFVVGNKVDAAKYPDEALRLYQSLLEGREDVDVRALSAQNDARKVEQLRAAILAALPENPFFFPTGSASDQPRENWAAEIVREEAMKRLNQELPYAVATRTTEWTEREDGLQRIHVDVVVEKGGHKAIVIGKGGAKLKEIGQAARKQLEVFLNQRVYLELNVVVMPEWRRDPEALRELGYE
- the dcd gene encoding dCTP deaminase, which encodes MSIKPDWWIRQKALEEGMIEPFTDRQVRRTEAGGIISFGLSSFGYDLRAAPEWRIFVNAFNTVVDPKHFDTRSLVEVEGDECIIPPNSFALTRSTEYLRIPDNVMVVALGKSSYARCGIVANVTPLEPGWEGHVTLELSNTTPLPAKVYANEGIVQLLFFEGDRPEVTYRDRAGKYQGQTGVTLPRL
- a CDS encoding ATP-binding cassette domain-containing protein; this translates as MNRVHTGFWPVQTAWRARVGAVFQDFGHYALSVRENVALGDLSALADPARLEGALRAADFNTSALPQGPDTLLGKAFGGTELSGGQWQKLAIARAFLRRADLLVLDEPTAALDPRSEHALYRHFARLATGRTTLLITHRLASVQMADRILVLRGGCLAEQGSHTELLQLGGEYAQLYRLQAEQYAQGDPE
- a CDS encoding YraN family protein codes for the protein MRGERAEQRALAHLLGLGHTLLARNYRIPGGEIDLITRAPGGETVFTEVRQRGGRRYGSALETVTPRKVALLRRAALAYLGRDDLPCRFDVIAIDGDADRGTLLHLEGAF